From a single Azospirillum fermentarium genomic region:
- a CDS encoding acetyl-CoA carboxylase carboxyltransferase subunit alpha, whose amino-acid sequence MHTFLEFEKPIAELEGKIEELRHLTNAGDINIADEVGKLQAKVDKLLRQTYAKLTPAQKVQVARHPNRPHGLDYIKALVEDFTPLAGDRHFAEDEAIIGGLGRFRGRSVVVIAQEKGHDTETRVRHNFGMAKPEGYRKAQRLMFLAERFRLPVVTLVDTAGAFPGVDAEERGQAEAIAKSIETCLRIGVPLVAAVIGEGGSGGAIALAAADRVLMLEHAIYSVISPEGCASILWRNPNNASDAATALRVTSQDLKELGVIDSVILEPIGGAHRDPADIAKALGDAIEEALSELDGLDAATLKAARRAKFLAMGQKGLS is encoded by the coding sequence ATGCACACGTTCCTGGAATTCGAAAAGCCCATCGCCGAGCTGGAAGGCAAGATCGAGGAGCTGCGGCACCTGACCAATGCCGGCGACATCAACATCGCCGACGAGGTGGGCAAGCTTCAGGCCAAGGTGGACAAGCTCCTGCGCCAGACCTACGCCAAGCTGACCCCGGCGCAGAAGGTGCAGGTGGCCCGCCACCCCAACCGCCCCCACGGCCTGGATTACATCAAGGCGCTGGTGGAGGATTTCACGCCGCTGGCCGGTGACCGCCATTTCGCCGAGGATGAGGCCATCATCGGCGGCCTTGGCCGCTTCCGCGGCCGCTCGGTGGTGGTGATCGCCCAGGAAAAGGGCCACGACACCGAAACCCGCGTCCGCCACAACTTCGGCATGGCCAAGCCCGAGGGCTACCGCAAGGCCCAGCGGCTGATGTTTCTGGCCGAACGCTTCCGCCTGCCGGTGGTGACGCTGGTGGACACGGCGGGGGCCTTCCCCGGCGTCGATGCCGAGGAGCGCGGCCAGGCCGAAGCCATCGCCAAGAGCATCGAGACCTGCCTGCGCATCGGCGTTCCGCTGGTTGCCGCCGTGATCGGCGAAGGCGGTTCGGGCGGCGCCATCGCGCTGGCCGCCGCCGACCGGGTGCTGATGCTGGAACACGCGATCTATTCGGTGATCTCGCCCGAGGGCTGTGCCTCCATCCTGTGGCGCAACCCCAACAACGCCAGCGACGCCGCCACCGCGCTGCGCGTCACCAGCCAGGATCTGAAGGAACTGGGGGTGATCGACAGCGTGATCCTGGAGCCCATCGGCGGCGCCCACCGCGACCCCGCCGACATCGCCAAGGCGCTGGGCGATGCCATCGAAGAGGCTCTGAGCGAACTGGACGGCCTGGACGCCGCCACCCTGAAGGCCGCCCGCCGCGCCAAGTTCCTGGCCATGGGCCAGAAGGGTCTGAGCTGA
- a CDS encoding phasin family protein, whose amino-acid sequence MGKRRHTASFADLMSSGAQIASVYNRLMRTAVQQSDLGIVSARTIGYRTAMMAGALTDPIELTNPEFVRMGTEKVEAAAESAGALAHGLADLQKAWMALFIAPAQAVTTALCGFGACRSPTDVLTAQRQLVEGSIMAGVNAGLHFAESAAVLAGAGLRPIHRKASANARRLARVNGW is encoded by the coding sequence ATGGGCAAGCGCCGCCACACCGCATCGTTCGCTGACCTGATGAGCAGCGGGGCGCAGATCGCCAGCGTGTACAACCGATTGATGCGAACCGCGGTGCAGCAGAGTGATCTGGGCATCGTGTCGGCCCGCACCATCGGCTACCGCACCGCCATGATGGCGGGGGCTCTGACCGACCCCATCGAACTGACCAACCCCGAATTCGTCCGCATGGGCACGGAAAAGGTGGAAGCGGCGGCGGAATCCGCCGGCGCCCTGGCCCACGGGCTGGCCGACCTGCAAAAGGCGTGGATGGCGCTGTTCATCGCCCCGGCCCAGGCGGTCACCACGGCGCTGTGCGGCTTCGGCGCCTGCCGCTCCCCCACCGACGTGCTGACCGCCCAACGGCAACTGGTGGAGGGCAGCATCATGGCCGGCGTGAACGCCGGGCTGCATTTCGCCGAGTCGGCGGCGGTGCTGGCCGGTGCCGGCCTGCGCCCCATCCACCGCAAGGCCAGCGCCAACGCCCGCCGCCTGGCGCGGGTGAACGGCTGGTAA
- the metZ gene encoding O-succinylhomoserine sulfhydrylase: MSRTDHRKPDVSALRPRSQLIHGGTNRSAFDETSEAIFQTSGYVYAAAEEAEAAFANDGMRHVYSRFRNPTCAMFEDRLAAYEGAEWAYATSSGMAAVFAALMCQLKAGDRIVAPYNLFISCLVVIRDIATRFGVEAVLVDGTDLTQWEEALSKPTTVVFLETPSNPTLDIVDLGAVCELAHKAGAKVVVDNAFATPVLQRPFEFGADVVIYSATKHIDGQGRCLGGIILSDKAFGNDVIHPFLRHTGPTISPFNAWVLLKGLETLDLRVNAMCAGADAVARFLEGHPKVARVNYPGLDSHPQRALIRRQMTAGGTMITFEVKGGKDAAFATLNGLGMVMISNNLGDAKCLATHPATTTHCKLSDEDKARAGITPGLIRLSIGLEDPQDIIEDLDRALSKA; the protein is encoded by the coding sequence ATGTCTCGGACCGACCACCGCAAACCCGATGTTTCCGCCCTGCGTCCCCGCTCGCAACTGATCCATGGCGGCACCAACCGTTCGGCCTTCGACGAAACGTCGGAAGCCATCTTCCAGACCTCCGGCTATGTCTATGCCGCGGCGGAAGAGGCGGAGGCTGCGTTCGCCAACGACGGGATGCGCCACGTCTATTCGCGCTTCCGCAACCCCACCTGCGCCATGTTCGAGGACCGGCTGGCCGCGTACGAGGGGGCGGAGTGGGCCTATGCCACCTCGTCGGGCATGGCGGCGGTGTTCGCGGCCCTGATGTGCCAGTTGAAGGCCGGCGACCGCATCGTCGCCCCCTACAACCTGTTCATTTCGTGTCTTGTGGTGATCCGCGATATCGCCACCCGTTTCGGTGTCGAAGCGGTCCTGGTGGACGGCACCGACCTGACGCAGTGGGAAGAGGCGCTGTCCAAGCCCACCACCGTGGTGTTCCTGGAAACCCCGTCGAATCCGACGCTGGACATCGTTGATCTGGGGGCCGTGTGCGAACTGGCGCACAAGGCCGGGGCCAAGGTGGTGGTGGACAACGCCTTCGCCACGCCCGTGCTGCAGCGCCCGTTCGAATTCGGCGCCGACGTGGTGATCTATTCCGCCACCAAGCACATCGACGGCCAGGGCCGTTGCCTGGGCGGAATCATCCTGTCCGACAAGGCGTTCGGCAACGACGTGATCCACCCGTTCCTGCGCCACACCGGCCCGACCATCAGCCCGTTCAACGCCTGGGTCCTGCTGAAAGGTCTGGAGACGCTGGATCTGCGGGTCAACGCCATGTGCGCGGGGGCCGATGCCGTCGCCCGGTTCCTGGAGGGTCACCCCAAGGTCGCCCGCGTCAACTATCCCGGTCTGGACAGCCATCCCCAGCGCGCGCTGATCCGCCGCCAGATGACGGCCGGCGGCACCATGATCACGTTCGAGGTCAAGGGCGGCAAGGACGCGGCCTTCGCCACGCTGAACGGGCTGGGGATGGTGATGATCTCCAACAACCTGGGCGATGCCAAGTGCCTGGCCACCCACCCGGCCACCACCACCCACTGCAAGCTGTCCGACGAGGACAAGGCCCGTGCCGGCATCACCCCCGGCCTGATCCGCCTGTCGATCGGACTGGAAGATCCGCAGGACATCATCGAGGATCTGGATCGCGCCCTGTCCAAGGCGTAA
- a CDS encoding methyl-accepting chemotaxis protein, with the protein MVAVLAVGAAAITGLSLWLSRQASQAAAIALTAELAEHQTARVSADIAQAVDSARAIADLIAAERSTGEPRRTVVNRFLARVAGANPSYAGVWVDMADNGFDGHDAAFTARDGEILGLPNTGRMSLLWLPGDKEPKADDSEGVTYEEVQTKTYYRSAATARKEVVTEPYLDDLTKALMTSAAMPVMDGGAVIGVAGIDLSLAGLTEAVAQVKPYGDGFVAVLSASGRYVAHPTAGRLSQTADDLPAAARQAVAEGRVFEGDAMLNGRDYYLRVSPIRFSRTDGAWAFMVAVPRASIMADANRLTLLVGLVGLGCIAVGTLVALALGGGLARPLAAMTEAMKRLADGDLTTSIPALDRADEAGTMARAVDVFKNGLIRAHELDLAQKAEWQAREARATTLATLQRGFEGKAGGLSGELSASAVQLKATAESLLAIAERTSGQTASVTVAAQQSSSNVQTVAATTEQLSASIRGIGRQLEESARITGEAVSSVEQTNTTVAALAQGAQQIGDVVTLIQSIAAQTNLLALNATIEAARAGEAGKGFAVVASEVKNLASQTAKATEDIVAQVDEIRAVTGQTVQSIQGIGDTIAQVNRIAATISAAVEEQGVATEEIARNIQQAAQGAREVSDTMDDIRRAAAQTGAAASQVLAAAGTVAERSGSLTVEVDHFFTAVHKA; encoded by the coding sequence ATGGTGGCCGTTCTGGCGGTGGGCGCCGCGGCCATCACCGGTTTGTCCCTGTGGCTTTCCCGTCAGGCAAGCCAGGCGGCGGCCATCGCGCTGACCGCCGAGCTGGCCGAACACCAGACCGCCCGCGTCTCCGCCGACATCGCCCAGGCGGTGGACAGCGCCCGCGCCATCGCCGACCTGATCGCCGCCGAGCGCAGCACCGGCGAGCCGCGCCGCACGGTGGTCAACCGCTTCCTCGCCCGTGTGGCCGGCGCCAACCCGTCCTATGCCGGGGTCTGGGTCGATATGGCCGACAACGGCTTCGACGGGCATGACGCCGCGTTCACCGCCCGCGACGGGGAAATCCTGGGTCTGCCCAACACCGGGCGCATGAGCCTGCTGTGGCTGCCCGGCGACAAGGAGCCCAAGGCCGACGACAGCGAGGGCGTGACCTATGAAGAGGTCCAGACCAAGACCTATTACCGCAGCGCCGCCACCGCCCGGAAGGAGGTGGTGACCGAACCCTATCTCGACGACCTGACCAAGGCGCTGATGACCAGTGCCGCCATGCCGGTGATGGACGGGGGCGCGGTGATCGGCGTGGCCGGCATCGACCTGTCGCTCGCCGGCCTGACCGAGGCGGTGGCGCAGGTGAAGCCCTATGGCGACGGCTTCGTCGCCGTGCTGTCGGCCTCGGGCCGCTATGTCGCCCATCCCACGGCGGGGCGCCTGTCGCAGACGGCGGACGACCTTCCCGCCGCGGCCCGCCAGGCCGTCGCCGAGGGCCGCGTGTTCGAAGGCGATGCGATGCTGAACGGCCGGGATTATTACCTGCGCGTCTCCCCCATCCGCTTCAGCCGCACCGACGGCGCCTGGGCCTTCATGGTGGCGGTGCCGCGGGCCAGCATCATGGCCGACGCCAACCGGCTGACGCTGCTGGTGGGGCTGGTCGGGCTGGGCTGCATCGCCGTGGGCACGCTGGTGGCCCTGGCGCTCGGCGGCGGGCTGGCCCGTCCGCTGGCGGCGATGACCGAGGCGATGAAGCGGCTGGCCGACGGCGACCTCACCACCTCCATCCCCGCACTCGACCGCGCCGACGAGGCCGGGACCATGGCCCGGGCGGTGGATGTGTTCAAGAACGGCCTGATCCGCGCCCACGAACTGGACCTTGCGCAAAAGGCCGAATGGCAGGCGCGCGAGGCGCGGGCCACCACGCTCGCCACGCTCCAGCGCGGGTTCGAGGGCAAGGCCGGCGGCCTGTCGGGCGAGTTGTCGGCGTCGGCCGTGCAGTTGAAGGCGACGGCGGAATCGCTGCTGGCCATCGCCGAGCGCACCAGCGGCCAGACCGCATCGGTCACCGTCGCCGCCCAGCAATCCTCGTCCAACGTCCAGACCGTCGCCGCCACCACCGAACAGCTTTCCGCCTCCATCCGCGGCATCGGGCGCCAGTTGGAGGAATCGGCCCGCATCACCGGCGAGGCGGTCAGCTCGGTGGAGCAGACCAACACCACCGTGGCGGCCCTGGCCCAGGGCGCCCAGCAGATCGGCGACGTGGTGACCCTGATCCAGTCCATCGCCGCGCAGACCAACCTGCTGGCGCTGAACGCCACCATCGAGGCGGCCCGCGCGGGCGAAGCCGGCAAGGGTTTCGCCGTCGTCGCGTCGGAGGTGAAGAACCTCGCTTCCCAGACCGCCAAGGCCACCGAGGACATCGTGGCCCAGGTGGACGAGATCCGCGCCGTCACCGGCCAGACCGTTCAGTCGATCCAGGGGATCGGCGACACCATCGCCCAGGTGAACCGCATCGCCGCCACCATCTCCGCCGCGGTGGAGGAACAGGGCGTTGCCACCGAAGAGATCGCCCGCAACATCCAGCAGGCGGCCCAGGGTGCGCGCGAGGTCAGCGACACCATGGACGACATCCGCCGCGCCGCCGCCCAGACCGGTGCGGCCGCATCGCAGGTGCTGGCCGCCGCCGGCACGGTGGCGGAGCGCTCAGGCTCCCTGACCGTCGAGGTGGACCACTTCTTTACCGCGGTTCATAAGGCGTAA
- a CDS encoding class I SAM-dependent RNA methyltransferase: MNARRPVRRPAPAPAPQTIDVTITAVGARGDGLAQQGGVRLYVPFTIAGERVSVRAGLGAAKEGKGEGVRAELLEIIEPSPHRVPPPCSHFGVCGGCTLQHMDDGAYADWKVAQVRTVLDRVGLAGVPLHPLARTAPLGRRRARFAALKRGKRVWLGFNGRQSHRVADLAECPVIHPALLGLLAPARELLAGILPDGGACDLMVSVADGGLDLLLVGPPALDRRARERLAVFAEDQKLARVAWQAEDGGDSEPVAHRGGATIRFGSAIIEPAPGAFQQASDAGQAALTAAVVEAVGPGPKRIVDLFAGLGTFTFPLAERGTVHAVEGDAAALASLSRGAANRRITWERRDLFTDPLTVKELDRFEAVVFDPPRAGAAAQASALASSAVPLVVGVSCSPATFARDARTLTDGGYRLTHVVPVDQFLWAAHVELVGVFVR; encoded by the coding sequence GTGAACGCCCGCCGCCCCGTCCGCCGCCCGGCCCCGGCCCCGGCCCCCCAGACCATCGACGTCACCATCACCGCCGTGGGTGCCCGCGGCGATGGGCTGGCGCAACAGGGGGGCGTACGCCTGTACGTGCCCTTCACCATCGCCGGGGAACGGGTGAGCGTGCGCGCCGGTCTCGGCGCCGCCAAGGAGGGAAAGGGGGAGGGCGTACGGGCCGAACTCCTTGAAATTATTGAGCCTTCACCCCACCGCGTTCCCCCGCCCTGCAGCCATTTCGGTGTCTGCGGCGGGTGTACGCTCCAGCATATGGACGACGGCGCCTACGCCGATTGGAAAGTGGCGCAGGTGCGCACGGTGCTGGACCGGGTGGGGCTGGCCGGCGTGCCGCTGCACCCGCTGGCGCGGACGGCCCCCCTTGGCCGCCGCCGTGCCCGCTTCGCCGCCTTGAAACGGGGAAAGCGGGTGTGGCTGGGATTCAACGGGCGGCAGAGCCATCGGGTGGCCGATCTGGCCGAGTGTCCGGTGATTCACCCCGCCCTGCTGGGGCTGCTGGCCCCGGCGCGGGAGCTGCTGGCCGGGATCCTGCCCGACGGCGGGGCCTGCGACCTGATGGTGAGCGTGGCCGACGGCGGACTCGACCTGTTGCTGGTGGGGCCGCCGGCGCTTGACCGGCGGGCGCGGGAACGGCTGGCCGTCTTCGCCGAAGACCAGAAACTCGCCCGCGTGGCATGGCAGGCCGAAGACGGCGGAGACTCGGAGCCGGTGGCCCACCGCGGCGGCGCCACCATCCGTTTCGGTTCCGCAATCATCGAGCCGGCACCGGGCGCCTTCCAGCAGGCCAGCGATGCGGGGCAGGCGGCCCTGACCGCGGCGGTGGTGGAGGCGGTGGGGCCGGGGCCGAAGCGGATCGTGGATCTCTTCGCCGGTCTGGGCACCTTTACCTTTCCCTTGGCCGAGCGCGGCACCGTCCACGCGGTGGAGGGGGACGCGGCGGCCCTGGCATCCCTGTCCCGCGGGGCGGCGAACCGGCGCATCACGTGGGAGCGGCGCGACCTGTTCACCGACCCGCTGACGGTGAAGGAACTGGATCGTTTCGAAGCCGTTGTGTTCGATCCGCCGCGGGCCGGTGCCGCGGCCCAGGCGTCCGCGCTGGCGTCGTCGGCGGTGCCGCTGGTGGTGGGGGTATCGTGCAGCCCGGCGACCTTTGCCCGCGACGCCCGCACGCTCACCGACGGCGGCTACCGCCTGACCCATGTGGTGCCGGTGGATCAGTTCCTGTGGGCGGCCCATGTGGAACTGGTCGGGGTGTTCGTGCGCTGA
- a CDS encoding acyl-CoA thioesterase, producing the protein MSAVPSAPTDPARYRFWVAEEVRFADLDVQGHVNNNAFGVFFEHGRVEFLRHLDGFGPDKPWLIALARSVIDYRAELHYPASIRIGMGVLRLGNTSLTLGGAVFKGDACISTQEAVCVLLDAGTRRPTPVPDSLRAALSSHSLV; encoded by the coding sequence ATGTCCGCCGTCCCCTCCGCCCCCACCGATCCCGCCCGCTACCGTTTCTGGGTGGCCGAAGAGGTCCGGTTCGCCGATCTCGACGTCCAGGGACACGTCAACAACAACGCCTTCGGCGTGTTCTTCGAGCATGGACGGGTGGAGTTCCTGCGCCATCTGGATGGATTCGGGCCGGACAAGCCGTGGCTGATCGCGCTGGCCCGCAGCGTCATCGACTACCGCGCCGAATTGCATTACCCCGCGTCCATCCGCATCGGCATGGGGGTGCTGCGGCTGGGGAACACCTCCCTGACGCTGGGCGGGGCGGTGTTCAAGGGCGATGCCTGCATCAGCACCCAGGAAGCGGTGTGCGTGCTGCTGGACGCCGGCACCCGCCGGCCCACGCCGGTCCCCGATTCCCTGCGCGCCGCCCTGTCGTCCCATTCGCTCGTCTGA